AGAGAGGGCCATTTGATCATCATGTTTAGAAGTTAAACTCCACTTTGCTTAATACTGGATTCTCCACTTGTTAGTTGTGTTACATTTATATGTCCTTTAACTTCtgtgtttcaggttttttttcagcagaaacaaaagaaagtaCACATCAAACAGAATTGTGAGGACTAAATGAGTACAAGCAAGCTctttaattgatttaaaatattaaattacctGGAGCTAATAATTGTGGAAATGACAAAGGAATGACTGAATACCAGTCTTTCcacagaaacacatacacacacacaccacaaaaaaagcaaagcaaaaactcTCAAAATCAACTgtgtcagaaatctgaaaaatattcaaagattAATACTAACTAAGGCAATACCAGAATAAGATGACTTAAACATTGTAGGAAAGTTTTGTGGCACTTTTAATTCTGTCCCAGCGAGAGATACTCTTAAAGACAGAAGTCCTCATTCCTGGTGTGGGATGGACACACCTGCTCCAGGGGGATccaagttgacttttttttttttgataggcagagtggacagtgagagagagagagagagagacagagagaaaggtcttccttttccgttggttcaccccccaatggccgcctcagccggtgcaccatgctgatccaaagccaggagccaggtgcttctcctggtctcccatgtgggtgcagggcccaagcacttgggccatcctccactgccttcccgggccacagcagagagctggactggaagaggagcaattgggacaaaatccggtgccctgaccgggactagaacccagggtgctggcaccgcaggcagaggattagcctattgagccgcggcgctggcctaaaggTGACTTTCTTCACAAAGAATGGCACAGAGACATAATTAAATGCTGTTTCCTTGGTGGTTGAAATGTTTTCACAAAACGATATGCCTTAGGTTAATAGGCTGGAGGGGATGCCAGGGCTTGAGGAAAGAATCTCAGCATGAGCAGATTCCCTGGTGAGGAAGAAGTTAACCAAGGTGAAGAAGGACAGTTGCTATTCCAATAAGCGCCAATGGCCTTAGGCTACTGGAGTCTCCCTAGTACTTGTAAAACTAACATTAATGGCCCAGGAGGGGAAGAACAGTTTCTTCTCTGCTAGGGTCCAGAGGAATGGTCATGAGAACAGCCTGTTTCCCTCCGACAGAACAGCTCATCTCTGGGGAGAAGGACAGAGGAAGTATCCAGATAATATATGCAGATCTGAGAAAGAACACAAAAGAAGAGTCTCTAGGGAGTCTTAATTGTGTGTTCTTTCCTCCCAGGAGACTTGCCACCCCTGGGATTTTCTGGGAAAGTCAGAATCATTCAATATATCCACAGTTCCCGAGATAGTTTCTTCTCATTGTGCTCAGAGTTGGAGAAGCTGGCATGGAAACTGCTGTGACTGGGCCAATTTCTCAGCACATTTTCTTATAACCTTAGTGAGAGCTGTGTTGTTttttacaataataataaatagcatTGAACAGAAAATTTCCACTTAAAAATTCTTCTTATTGACTTGTATGAAATTACTGAAGATTCAAACTAAAAGCCCTATCCTGTGATCCAAACATTttctaatcacacacacacacacagagagagagagagagagagagagagagagagagagagggagggagagacatgaCTAAGTGCCTAGTCATTCCCAGAGTGGAGGTACAATCCAGAGCTCACTCTTCTGCACCAATTGCACCTTCAGAACTGATCTGGAAAAGGTAAGCATCATGAACAGAGGGCCTTGGAGACCTAAATAGGATTCAGAGAAACAGGGAAAAAATGAGTTCCTGAATATCTCTAAGTCATGAGTCTGGAACTTATGacatacaaagaaatatttttggagtGCCTTTAAGAGATGAGAAAAAAGAATTAGAGGCTCTCAGAAAAGGAACAGAGTGAGGCCAATAAGAACGGCAGGTATGAGAACTACTGAGACAAGGAGTAGGAACTTGGGGAAGATTTAAAAACCAATTCGGTAAAAGGGGGTTGGAACAAGCTGGGCATCAAGTGGTTCAGTGCAGCTGGGAGGAGAAAAGTTCTGCTGTGGGAGAAGTGGTGCAGTGCATTCGTAGACGGGCAGCTAGGTGAGCAGACAGTTCTCCATAGTCTTCCGTTAGGCAGAGAATTAAATATGGAATAATTGGAAGGAAAGGAGCGGGGAATCTCAAAAGGTAGGATAAAGGAATATCAAGACccaaaaaaagatgctaaatttTGGGCCAGTGAAAGGATGGGAATGGAGAAATCCTCCAGTGAATAAGAATATAAACGTAAGTGCTgccatatgtgtacatatacatgtgCAAATGCCTCCACATGTACATATATAACGTGAATATTCAAAGCTTCACCAGGCATGCTCCCAGGCAAGCAGTTAACTAATATATACCTCTCTTCCTCCATACATGGAAATACAGTTTGCTCTAACATGTGATAATAATCCCCAAAATATCACTGATATGAGAATCTTGCCAATTCGTCACTCCTGCTGTCCCATCACTTCAGCCAGCACCTAGCTTAGACCACTCCCTCACTTTCTTTACACTGCACTGTGCCTGGTTGCAACCTGTTTCCTTCTGGTTGCAATTTTTCTCCCCAAATCTGATTTGCCCTAAGCATGGCACAGACCCTTTCCTCAATGCTCTGGAAGGACAACAACTGGGCTGTAACTTTGGCAACACTTTAGTTAGAGCAAGGCGGTAACTGAAGGAAACGAACAGAGAGCTTAGAATGATCCAGCTTTTCTTAAAATGCACAGGCTCAATCCCCTGCCCATGCAGCCAGCAGCCACCTCCTGCCTGCTACCCTGATCTGACCTCAAGTGAGGATATGCTAACCTCCCTCAGGAGAGGTCACCTTAAACTTCCATCTCCTAACTGAAGTGTAGGCATCAGCCACCAGGAAATTTCAAAGAGAGAAAGCACTGCTTTTCTTGTCTTTCATCTTCTATCCCAGggtctcttctttccttttccctttttattttgtacaggcagagtggacagtgggaaagagagagagacagagagaaaggtcttcctttttgccgttggttcaccctccaacggccactgcggctggcgcaccatgctgatccgaagcctggagccaggtgcttctcctggtctcccatggggtgcagggcccaagcacttgggccatcctccactgcactcccgggccacagcagagagctggactggaagaggggcaaccgggacagaatccggtgccccgaccgggactagaacccggtgtgccagtgccacaaggcagaggattagcctattgagccgcggcgccggcagtctCTTCTTTCCAAGATGATagacagtgggaaaaaaaaaatcttacgcCCCTCATGGGAATTCTCTGTCAAGGTCTCTGAGCCCTACCCGTTATGTCTCCTCTCTTTTCTACTTTCTAGTGATACGTGTTCTTTTAAGGTTCGGTGCTCAGCCTTCTCTTTGCCCTTCTGCATCCCAGTTATTTATACTCATATATTCACTCAGCCTTAATGGGAACCTTGGTGTACATGACTCTGATCCCTACTACCCAGCCCTAGCTCATCCTGGTGTCCTTCCACAGTGTGGTATAGTGAAGTGGCCGTAGAACTTGGCATCAGATATCCAGGGTGGTAGGACTGCAATCCACTGGGTCTCAGACCTTCTTGGCCGGTTTTTTTTTCCACAAGTGGCCAAGAGGAGAAATAACAGAGTCACCGATTTCCCCAGGAGCAGAGCGCACCTTTCACAGACTGCCACAGTGTCCCCACCCCCAATCTTTCTGAGGAGCCAGGCTTGCAGGTATATAAGTATCTATTGATGCTGTCCTGCCCTGACTTGGTCTTCTCTCCCTTCAAAATGGACAAATACCCTCTCCTGGAACTCCTCACGCTGCTCTGCTGCTTTAGGGGTGAGTCCCTAGGGCTGACAGGTGGAAGGACGTGTCCAGATCCAAGAATGGGTCAGAGCCCGTGACAGAGCCTCGAACCACATGGTTACAGAAGGATGGTGAGCCGTCACTCTGGTGTCGTGCCTCCCATCCACAGCACACCATCTCTGGGGCCTTAACCAAAGCCCCTATCCCTCCACTTACAGGAAGAATTGGGTGGATTAGAGGAATCGGGAGCTGTGAGGTGGGGTTTGGAAAATGAGGTCTTCAGAGAGTGTATCTTTTTTATTCAACAGTACTATCTGGGTCGTTTTCAGACAGAGTTGACCAAGGTGAGTAGAAACAGATAGAGGTATAAGAGGGGGAAGACGAGAGGGGGGATGAGTGGACCTGGGTGAGGGTTGGGGGCAGAAAAGAATGCAGAATTGAGCCTTGAATGTCAACATTCAATAACCTCCTTCAGCAGGATGGGGCTGGCTTGGGAGCTGATTTTAGTGCTGAAACATAGCATTAGCAGAGGCTGACAAGGGTAGAGGTGAATGTCGTGAACaccaagaaaagcagcagagagaaagaactatGGCTTTACAGGCAGCAGCTGGCCAAATCCAAAGTGTGGCAACTCCATGAATTTCAGATGCTGATCCTTGGTGTCAGATTTTGGGCACATGTGAATAAGAATGTCACATAGCGTCATTTAtaaaaagaatgaggcccaactCAAAGGAAATGCACACTTATCTTCCTCCTTCTGGCCTGTGCTTCACCCTGTAGGGATGATTGGGGAGTATGGGAACCCCTAAGGAGGTGAAGAGCAAGAGAGCAGGGATACCCTAAGCAGGTGACAGGAagggtaggtgcaggggcccctgagGGGGTGGGTCACAAGGGCCCAGTGCAGGAGTAAATCTCAAGCAAAATtgcagctttattttattttatttctttttgccatcacagaaaatgaaataatttttgatgAAGATCAATATTCTGGTGAGTGTGAAGAGGATGAAGTCTGAGCATCTCAGTCTTGATAatattcctcttttctttcagcctccacttttctttcttctcctagaTCATAAATTCCAGTCACTCCCTTGGTGTAACCTATCTTAATAGAGGCAGATTTTCATGCTCCATGGAGCTCTGGCAAACCCCTCCAACCTGAGTTTCAACCTGGAAGGGGAGGTACTCCTTCCCTGGAAGTGTCATCATATCTCACTTGTATTTCCATTCTCTGGCTGAGTTCGGAGATTTATTCAATGTAGGATGTGTCACCTCCAGTTCCCAGGAGAAAAGTGCTCCAGAGGAAGGGGCTTATGTACTGCAACCACAGAGGAGGCCTGCACAGTTGCCAGGATGTTCGATAGTAAGTTGTGTGTTgggaaaaggaggaaggggatGGGGCGTACTGACCATGATGAAAAGGGGGgaccttggccagcgccgtggcttaacaggctaatcatccgccttgcggcgccggcacaccgggttctagtcccggttggggcaccggattctatcccggttgcccctcttccaggccagctctctgctatggcctgggaaggcagtggaggatggcccaagagcttgggccttgcacccgcatgggagaccaggagaagcacctggctcctggcttcggatcagcgagatgcgccggccgcagtggccattggagggtgaaccaacggcaaaaaggaagacctttctctctgtctctctctctctctctctgtccactctgcctgtcaaaaaagaaaaaaaagaaaagggaggacCTTGCTTTACCACAGGCAGTCCCATGCCTGGGATGACTGA
This window of the Lepus europaeus isolate LE1 chromosome 7, mLepTim1.pri, whole genome shotgun sequence genome carries:
- the PATE1 gene encoding prostate and testis expressed protein 1 gives rise to the protein MDKYPLLELLTLLCCFRVRRFIQCRMCHLQFPGEKCSRGRGLCTATTEEACTVARMFDKNGALWLTFMGCLKNCADVKNIKWSVYSVNFRCCRSYDLCNENL